In the genome of Vicia villosa cultivar HV-30 ecotype Madison, WI linkage group LG7, Vvil1.0, whole genome shotgun sequence, one region contains:
- the LOC131618055 gene encoding uncharacterized protein LOC131618055, whose protein sequence is MDGSERIKSLKKFSCSNSDSKSHDHDHDHDHDHDHDHAKKNMNQSSYCTESCNVVSEPLLPQDLIFDILTFVSANCLINSARYVCKTWAAIITSFGYSKAHERRARSKYGLYIESFMSEFGSYSLEFIDDLDGEFERTELRIPRRMGKILCSCDGILLLSHHCFRHVFVVNPILKCWLRIPPFPISRQLTDATCQCAIAHVPRTSKFKLFLVDLLKISGVVRYVFYVLRIGIDNSWKEIARREPPPGWVSYLEPIYSGGNNLYWRTIDEIIVMDVDREIIVREYPLPPDSLLGDWLPKYLWTGNRLSCISPQGKCFSTLYKVFILDFDSGEWFLYHEIGPFDYVAAYGHELHVLFEIFRFWINDQIIFEANPEENSPDRQENFYFGYNVKTRKLTKIEGIDDGNFKVWLHSSSLVSLPYS, encoded by the coding sequence atggaTGGAAGTGAGAGAATTAAATCACTTAAGAAGTTCAGTTGCTCCAATTCAGACTCTAAGTCGCATGATCATGATCATGATCATGATCATGATCATGATCATGATCATGCGAAGAAGAATATGAATCAAAGCTCATATTGTACCGAAAGTTGTAACGTGGTTTCGGAGCCGCTTCTCCCTCAAGACTTGATTTTTGATATCCTTACTTTTGTTTCTGCAAATTGCTTGATTAACTCTGCAAGGTATGTTTGTAAGACTTGGGCTGCTATTATTACCAGCTTCGGTTATTCTAAAGCCCACGAACGACGTGCACGTTCTAAATACGGTCTTTACATTGAAAGTTTCATGTCAGAGTTTGGTTCCTATTCTTTGGAATTTATAGATGATTTGGATGGCGAGTTTGAAAGGACTGAATTGAGAATACCTCGAAGAATGGGAAAGATATTATGTAGTTGTGATGGCATTTTACTACTTTCACATCATTGTTTTAGACATGTCTTTGTAGTGAACCCCATTCTCAAGTGCTGGCTTAGAATTCCTCCTTTTCCTATTTCTAGGCAGCTTACGGATGCTACGTGTCAATGCGCTATAGCACATGTTCCACGCACTTCCAAATTCAAGCTGTTTCTTGTGGATCTTCTCAAAATTTCGGGTGTTGTTCGGTATGTTTTCTATGTATTAAGAATTGGAATAGATAACTCATGGAAAGAGATTGCTAGAAGAGAACCTCCCCCTGGTTGGGTTAGTTATTTAGAACCAATTTATAGTGGAGGTAACAATCTTTATTGGAGAACAATTGATGAGATAATTGTGATGGATGTTGACAGGGAAATTATTGTACGAGAATATCCACTTCCCCCTGACTCGTTGCTTGGTGATTGGCTTCCAAAATATTTATGGACGGGAAATCGTCTTTCTTGTATTTCCCCTCAAGGGAAATGTTTTTCTACATTATATAAagtttttattttggattttgacTCAGGAGAATGGTTTCTTTATCATGAGATAGGACCTTTTGATTATGTGGCTGCTTATGGTCATGAGCTTCATGTTTTGTTTGAGATATTTCGTTTCTGGATCAATGATCAAATTATCTTTGAAGCAAACCCAGAAGAAAACAGTCCTGACCGCCAGGAAAACTTTTATTTTGGTTACAATGTCAAAACAAGAAAATTGACAAAGATTGAGGGCATTGACGATGGAAATTTTAAGGTATGGCTTCACAGTAGCAGTCTAGTTTCATTGCCATACTCCTAG
- the LOC131618056 gene encoding uncharacterized protein LOC131618056 isoform X1 yields the protein MGKKGVKEFSCSDSDSNSHQVISKPLLPQDLIFDILTFLSINCLTNSAMYVCKTWAATITSFRFAEVHQRRARSKHGLYVQSLVSGISSYFLEFKNDDVNGQYEKFDLGTPEGMGDVIASCDGILLLSNDSSQIFAANPSLKCWLRIPCFPSSVRLENMIIRFQCTIARVPGTSEFKVFLLDVLDVLGSAWFFFHVLRIGIDNSWKEIARREAPLNQLLCWKPIYNGGNDLYWVTMDEVIVMNVDKEIVVSEYPIRGCLVDGLGKTFLWMGDCLSCIDHEDIYGTFKIFVLNFDSRKWSLYHEMGPFDYGAACGHELHVSSVSFRMWINDQIIFHADEGFASLKNIHFGYNVKTRQLTKIDGINKGGFVVCRHINSLASLPSTTTDV from the coding sequence ATGGGTAAAAAGGGAGTTAAGGAGTTCAGTTGCTCTGATTCAGACTCTAACTCACATCAAGTGATTTCAAAGCCACTTCTCCCTCAAGACTTGATTTTTGATATCCTTACTTTTCTTtctataaattgtttaactaactcTGCAATGTATGTTTGTAAGACTTGGGCTGCTACTATTACCAGCTTCCGATTTGCTGAAGTCCATCAACGCCGTGCACGCTCTAAACATGGTCTTTACGTTCAAAGTTTGGTGTCAGGGATTAGTTCCTATTTCTTGGAATTCAAAAATGATGATGTGAATGGCCAATACGAAAAGTTTGATTTGGGAACACCTGAAGGAATGGGAGATGTAATCGCTAGTTGTGATGGCATATTGCTTCTATCGAATGATTCTAGCCAAATTTTTGCTGCGAACCCCAGTCTCAAGTGCTGGCTTAGAATTCCTTGTTTTCCTAGTTCTGTGCGACTTGAAAATATGATCATTAGGTTTCAGTGTACTATAGCACGTGTTCCTGGCACTTCCGAATTCAAAGTGTTTCTTTTGGATGTCCTTGATGTTTTGGGTTCTGCGTGGTTTTTTTTCCATGTGCTGAGAATTGGAATAGATAACTCATGGAAAGAGATAGCTAGAAGAGAAGCTCCCCTTAACCAATTACTTTGTTGGAAACCAATTTATAATGGAGGCAATGATCTTTACTGGGTAACAATGGATGAAGTGATTGTGATGAATGTTGACAAGGAAATTGTTGTAAGTGAATATCCGATTCGTGGTTGTTTGGTTGATGGTTTGGGTAAAACATTTTTATGGATGGGAGATTGCCTTTCTTGTATTGACCATGAAGATATTTATGGAACATTTAAAATCTTCGTTTTGAATTTTGATTCAAGAAAATGGTCTCTTTATCATGAGATGGGACCTTTTGATTACGGGGCTGCATGTGGTCATGAACTTCATGTTTCGTCCGTGTCCTTTCGTATGTGGATCAATGATCAAATTATCTTTCACGCCGATGAAGGTTTTGCCAGCTTGAAAAACATACATTTTGGTTACAATGTCAAAACGAGACAATTAACAAAGATTGACGGCATTAATAAGGGCGGTTTTGTGGTATGTCGTCACATCAACAGTCTAGCTTCATTGCCAAGTACAACTACTGATGTCTAA
- the LOC131618056 gene encoding uncharacterized protein LOC131618056 isoform X2 — MGKKGVKEFSCSDSDSNSHQTWAATITSFRFAEVHQRRARSKHGLYVQSLVSGISSYFLEFKNDDVNGQYEKFDLGTPEGMGDVIASCDGILLLSNDSSQIFAANPSLKCWLRIPCFPSSVRLENMIIRFQCTIARVPGTSEFKVFLLDVLDVLGSAWFFFHVLRIGIDNSWKEIARREAPLNQLLCWKPIYNGGNDLYWVTMDEVIVMNVDKEIVVSEYPIRGCLVDGLGKTFLWMGDCLSCIDHEDIYGTFKIFVLNFDSRKWSLYHEMGPFDYGAACGHELHVSSVSFRMWINDQIIFHADEGFASLKNIHFGYNVKTRQLTKIDGINKGGFVVCRHINSLASLPSTTTDV, encoded by the exons ATGGGTAAAAAGGGAGTTAAGGAGTTCAGTTGCTCTGATTCAGACTCTAACTCACATCAA ACTTGGGCTGCTACTATTACCAGCTTCCGATTTGCTGAAGTCCATCAACGCCGTGCACGCTCTAAACATGGTCTTTACGTTCAAAGTTTGGTGTCAGGGATTAGTTCCTATTTCTTGGAATTCAAAAATGATGATGTGAATGGCCAATACGAAAAGTTTGATTTGGGAACACCTGAAGGAATGGGAGATGTAATCGCTAGTTGTGATGGCATATTGCTTCTATCGAATGATTCTAGCCAAATTTTTGCTGCGAACCCCAGTCTCAAGTGCTGGCTTAGAATTCCTTGTTTTCCTAGTTCTGTGCGACTTGAAAATATGATCATTAGGTTTCAGTGTACTATAGCACGTGTTCCTGGCACTTCCGAATTCAAAGTGTTTCTTTTGGATGTCCTTGATGTTTTGGGTTCTGCGTGGTTTTTTTTCCATGTGCTGAGAATTGGAATAGATAACTCATGGAAAGAGATAGCTAGAAGAGAAGCTCCCCTTAACCAATTACTTTGTTGGAAACCAATTTATAATGGAGGCAATGATCTTTACTGGGTAACAATGGATGAAGTGATTGTGATGAATGTTGACAAGGAAATTGTTGTAAGTGAATATCCGATTCGTGGTTGTTTGGTTGATGGTTTGGGTAAAACATTTTTATGGATGGGAGATTGCCTTTCTTGTATTGACCATGAAGATATTTATGGAACATTTAAAATCTTCGTTTTGAATTTTGATTCAAGAAAATGGTCTCTTTATCATGAGATGGGACCTTTTGATTACGGGGCTGCATGTGGTCATGAACTTCATGTTTCGTCCGTGTCCTTTCGTATGTGGATCAATGATCAAATTATCTTTCACGCCGATGAAGGTTTTGCCAGCTTGAAAAACATACATTTTGGTTACAATGTCAAAACGAGACAATTAACAAAGATTGACGGCATTAATAAGGGCGGTTTTGTGGTATGTCGTCACATCAACAGTCTAGCTTCATTGCCAAGTACAACTACTGATGTCTAA
- the LOC131618057 gene encoding uncharacterized protein LOC131618057 translates to MDKNSDSDSKSHDHAYKNMNQNSNNIESCNVISKPLLPEDLNFDILTFVPLICLINSARHVCKTWAATITSFGFSEAHKRRARYKHGLYVESFMTGVSSYFLEFNDDVINGEFERTYLGIPQGMGKIISSCEGLLLLLNTSGQVFLVNPILKCWLRIPPFPSSRKHGVFRPQCTIVRVPRTSEFKLFLLDIVTILSEVWYVFYVLRIGIDNSWKVIAKRELLAPHGLLFSELIHNGGDGLYWKSNDEITYILREIDVDKEIIITREYPVLWRSNILWMGKYLSCITSCEDLSRPFQVFILDSDSREWSCYHEMGPFDYVAACGHELDVRYKYACFRLWINDLIIFDIDRQQNRRGANTQSPKNIYFGYNIKTRKLTKIEGIDMGSFEVWLHTNSLASLPSMATDV, encoded by the coding sequence atggaTAAAAATTCTGATTCAGATTCTAAATCACATGATCATGCCTATAAGAATATGAATCAAAACTCAAATAATATTGAGAGTTGTAATGTGATTTCAAAACCACTTCTCCCTGAAGATTTGAATTTTGATATCCTTACTTTTGTGCCTCTTATTTGCTTGATTAACTCTGCAAGGCATGTTTGCAAAACTTGGGCTGCTACTATTACCAGCTTTGGTTTTTCTGAAGCCCATAAACGCCGTGCACGTTATAAACATGGTCTTTACGTCGAAAGTTTCATGACAGGAGTTAGTTCTTATTTCTTGGAATTCAATGATGATGTGATCAATGGAGAATTTGAAAGGACTTATTTGGGAATACCTCAAGGAATGGGAAAGATAATCAGTAGTTGCGAGGGCTTATTGCTGCTTTTGAATACTTCTGGACAAGTTTTCCTTGTGAACCCCATTCTTAAATGCTGGCTTAGAATTCCTCCTTTTCCTAGTTCGAGGAAACATGGGGTGTTTAGGCCTCAATGTACTATAGTACGTGTTCCACGCACTTCTGAATTCAAGCTGTTTCTTTTGGATATCGTTACTATTTTGAGTGAGGTTTGGTATGTTTTCTATGTGCTAAGAATTGGAATAGATAACTCATGGAAAGTGATAGCAAAAAGAGAACTTTTGGCGCCTCACGGGCTTCTTTTTTCGGAACTAATTCATAATGGAGGTGATGGTCTTTACTGGAAATCAAATGATGAAATAACATATATATTGAGAGAGATAGATGTTGACAAGGAAATTATTATTACACGTGAATATCCAGTTCTCTGGCGTTCAAACATTTTATGGATGGGAAAGTACCTTTCTTGTATTACCAGCTGCGAAGATCTTTCTAGACCATTTCAAGTCTTTATTTTGGATTCTGATTCAAGGGAATGGTCTTGTTATCATGAGATGGGACCATTTGATTATGTGGCTGCATGTGGTCACGAGCTTGATGTTCGATATAAGTATGCGTGCTTTCGTTTGTGGATCAATGATTTAATTATCTTTGATATAGACAGACAGCAAAACCGAAGAGGAGCTAATACTCAGAGCCCGAAAAACATATATTTTGGTTACAATATCAAAACTAGAAAATTGACAAAGATTGAGGGCATTGACATGGGCAGTTTTGAGGTATGGCTTCACACTAACAGTCTAGCTTCATTACCAAGTATGGCTACTGATGTTTAA
- the LOC131616198 gene encoding G-type lectin S-receptor-like serine/threonine-protein kinase LECRK2: MASSLLLFLLCPLIFQSNSVVAQTKSTIAIGDSYTAETNISPWLLSPSGDFAFGFLPLNKTDLFLLSIWYAKISEKTVVWHANGDSPAPKGSKVELNANDGLVLTSPNGDRLWNTTQVLSGRVSRGVFNDTGNFVLQDSDFNSVWETFDFPRDTLLPSQVLDKGGKLRSKLKETDFRKGRFELHLQNDGDLVMYSINLPSDYANDNYYESQTVGSNTSSAGTQLVLDRSGDLYVLRENNEKFNMSGRNGEEDVSIKVSSTNFYLRATLNLDGVFSLFKHPKNSTGSEGWTTVWSHPENICRYTISAGSGVCGYNSFCTLGDDKRPTCQCPKSYSLIDPDDPYGSCKPDFIQGCAEDALSTKRNDLYYFENLTETDWPLSDAALLKPFTEELCMKACMEDCLCSVAIFRSGDSCWKKKLPLSNGRVDTTLDGAKAFLKVRKDKTSFDFSPNPIDGNKNNKETLVLIVSVLFGSSAILNGLLVVMICAGTSIFQYKKKPRRVSKSDTCVETNLRCFTYEELEEATNGFDKELGRGAFGIVYEGVINNNTSSETRVAVKKLNNFLLDQAHKEFRNEVNGIGLTHHKNLVRLLGFCEGGSERLLVYEYMSNGTLANFLFNGDDEKQKPSWKLRLEIAIGVARGLVYLHEECITRIIHCDIKPQNILLDDNFNARISDFGLAKLLNMNESKTNTGIRGTKGYVALEWFKNMTITAKVDVYSYGVVLLEIISCRRCVQEMEQEDEEKAILTDWAYDCHKDGVVDALVEGDSEALDDKEKLEKLVMIGLWCVQEDPYLRPTMRTVVHMLEGIVEVQVPPYPSQISIQYSLN; the protein is encoded by the coding sequence ATGGCTTCCTCTTTGCTTCTCTTTCTCCTCTGTCCACTGATATTTCAATCCAACTCTGTAGTAGCTCAAACCAAAAGCACCATAGCCATTGGTGATTCTTATACTGCAGAAACAAATATCTCTCCATGGTTGCTTTCACCTTCTGGGGACTTTGCCTTTGGTTTTCTTCCACTTAATAAAACTGATCTGTTTTTGCTTTCCATTTGGTATGCCAAAATTTCTGAGAAAACTGTTGTGTGGCATGCTAATGGAGACAGTCCTGCTCCAAAAGGGTCAAAAGTGGAACTCAATGCCAATGATGGGTTGGTTCTAACTTCTCCAAATGGTGACAGGTTATGGAATACTACTCAGGTACTCAGTGGTAGAGTTTCTCGCGGTGTGTTCAATGACACTGGCAACTTTGTGCTTCAGGACAGTGATTTCAACAGTGTGTGGGAAACTTTCGACTTTCCTAGGGACACCTTGTTGCCGTCTCAAGTTCTTGATAAAGGTGGAAAGCTTCGTTCAAAGCTTAAGGAGACGGACTTCAGGAAGGGAAGGTTTGAGCTCCATTTACAAAATGATGGTGATCTTGTTATGTATTCTATTAATTTACCATCTGATTATGCTAATGATAACTACTATGAAAGTCAAACTGTTGGGTCCAATACATCAAGTGCTGGAACTCAATTGGTCCTTGACAGATCAGGGGACTTGTATGtcttaagagagaacaatgagaaATTCAACATGTCAGGAAGAAATGGAGAAGAAGATGTCTCGATAAAAGTCTCCAGCACTAATTTTTATCTTAGAGCAACTCTTAATTTGGATGGAGTGTTTTCACTTTTCAAGCATCCAAAGAATTCAACTGGTAGTGAAGGTTGGACTACAGTGTGGTCTCATCCTGAAAATATATGTCGATATACTATATCTGCTGGTAGTGGCGTTTGTGGATATAATAGCTTCTGCACATTGGGAGATGATAAGAGACCAACATGTCAGTGTCCCAAAAGTTACTCACTGATTGATCCTGATGATCCATATGGTAGCTGCAAGCCGGACTTCATACAAGGATGTGCAGAAGACGCACTAAGTACAAAAAGAAATGATCTCTATTACTTTGAGAATTTGACTGAAACTGATTGGCCCCTATCGGATGCTGCACTTCTAAAGCCTTTTACAGAGGAACTATGTATGAAAGCTTGTATGGAAGATTGCTTGTGTTCTGTGGCTATTTTCAGGTCAGGTGATAGTTGTTGGAAGAAGAAGTTACCACTCTCAAATGGGAGAGTTGATACCACACTCGATGGTGCCAAGGCCTTCTTGAAAGTGAGGAAAGATAAAACCTCCTTTGATTTTTCTCCAAATCCAATCGATGGGAACAAGAATAATAAGGAAACTTTGGTTTTGATTGTTTCTGTTCTTTTTGGTAGCTCTGCTATTCTCAATGGTTTATTGGTTGTAATGATATGTGCCGGCACCTCCATTTTTCAGTACAAGAAGAAGCCTAGAAGAGTCAGTAAAAGTGATACTTGCGTTGAAACCAATTTACGTTGCTTCACTTACGAAGAGCTTGAGGAAGCTACTAATGGATTTGACAAAGAGCTAGGAAGGGGAGCTTTTGGTATTGTTTATGAAGGAGTCATCAACAATAACACAAGTTCTGAAACTCGCGTGGCAGTGAAAAAGTTGAACAACTTTTTGTTGGATCAGGCTCATAAGGAATTTAGAAACGAAGTGAATGGCATTGGTCTCACTCATCACAAGAATTTGGTTCGTTTACTAGGATTTTGTGAGGGTGGATCTGAAAGATTGTTGGTTTATGAGTACATGAGCAATGGCACTTTGGCAAATTTTCTTTTCAATGGTGATGATGAGAAACAAAAACCAAGTTGGAAACTAAGACTTGAAATTGCAATAGGGGTAGCTAGAGGACTTGTGTATTTACATGAAGAGTGCATTACTAGGATCATCCATTGTGACATAAAGCCTCAAAACATACTCCTTGATGACAACTTCAATGCAAGAATTTCAGACTTTGGGTTAGCCAAGCTGTTGAACATGAATGAGAGCAAAACCAATACTGGCATAAGGGGAACAAAAGGGTATGTTGCGCTTGAGTGGTTCAAAAACATGACTATCACAGCTAAGGTGGATGTGTATAGTTATGGAGTAGTGCTACTTGAGATAATTTCATGTAGAAGATGCGTTCAAGAAATGGAACAGGAAGATGAAGAGAAAGCAATACTAACTGACTGGGCTTATGATTGCCACAAGGATGGTGTTGTAGATGCATTGGTTGAGGGTGACAGTGAGGCATTGGATGACAAAGAAAAATTGGAGAAATTGGTAATGATTGGTCTTTGGTGTGTTCAAGAGGATCCATATCTTAGACCAACCATGAGAACTGTGGTACATATGCTTGAGGGTATTGTTGAAGTGCAAGTTCCACCATACCCCTCACAAATTAGTATTCAATATTCTCTAAATTAG
- the LOC131619848 gene encoding NDR1/HIN1-like protein 3 produces the protein MSQKPPPTKLSQIQLDEDRKDCLWGSFCVTILLLFGIWLYFSLFSEDSQPYKPVEFSIADASITQFNLTSDNTLYYNFKFNISVRNSNYDRYGFEITAISSYKGNKFATVDMDYFVLDSKKTILLKPVVFYGNNLINLNTQQHMEYDNETLLKKFNLDLKLNLKHNEYVYCIGLRVPLISNKKLESSFNVTECSREYQGWG, from the coding sequence ATGTCGCAGAAACCTCCACCTACCAAGTTATCACAAATCCAATTAGACGAGGACCGCAAGGACTGTTTGTGGGGCTCTTTTTGTGTAACTATCTTGTTACTTTTCGGTATTTGGCTATATTTTTCGCTTTTCTCGGAAGACTCGCAGCCCTATAAACCAGTGGAGTTCAGTATAGCAGATGCCTCAATCACGCAGTTTAATCTCACGAGCGACAACACCTTATACTATAATTTTAAGTTCAATATATCTGTGAGAAACTCAAACTACGACCGTTACGGGTTCGAAATCACTGCGATTTCTTCCTATAAAGGTAACAAATTTGCTACGGTGGATATGGATTATTTTGTCTTAGATTCTAAGAAGACTATTTTGCTTAAGCCTGTGGTGTTTTACGGGAACAATTTGATCAACCTCAATACTCAACAACATATGGAGTATGATAATGAGACActattgaaaaaatttaatttagatttgaaattaaatttgaaaCACAACGAATATGTTTATTGTATAGGTTTGAGAGTTCCTTtgatttctaataaaaaattagaatCTAGTTTCAATGTTACCGAATGCTCTCGCGAATACCAGGGATGGGGTTAG